The sequence below is a genomic window from Ailuropoda melanoleuca isolate Jingjing unplaced genomic scaffold, ASM200744v2 unplaced-scaffold2663, whole genome shotgun sequence.
ggatggggtggggaggtgttCAGCACCCAGTGTCCTAGCCGTTCCTCTGCAAGCACATGTTCAGATCCACGCGCACAAATACCAGTGAAGTACGGTTCTCATTAATCTCCCTcgccacccccactccccactccgtACCCAAATACTGCTCATAGCCTGGTGCCCATTACAAGAGTGAGGATAGCTAAACGGGGTGAAGATCTATAGATGAAAGAGGATCAGCCTTGGCTTTTCGATGTTGACACTGGGCAATGGGCACGTGAAGATTCATGCTACTCTtctcttattttgtaaatatttgaagGTCTCTGTAATAAACAAGTATACTATAATAAATGAGAGGAAAGAGACATAGCCAGGTGGGGAGCTGTGTGTGAGTGAGAACATATGGTTGCTTTCTCCAGGTTCCTCAGGCGCTTGGAGAAGACCAGCGGCACGTCTATGAGACCCTCAGAACCGCGGGCCCTTGACCGCACCTTCTGCCCTCCGAAGATGACGGGGGCACTAANTCGTGTCCTTGGTCAGCTGCCTCATTGCCGTAAGTCAAGCCAGCATCATCAATCGCTGTGACTTGGCCAGGGCGCTGCACAAGGAGGACTTGGACGGGTTTGAAGGCTACTCCCTGAATGACTGTGAGTGCTGCTTCCCACACCCCGCCCcccatttctcctcctctcctggtcATGCCCTAGGTGGCCATCTTTCTCTCTGTCGTTCATCTTTCAAATCCAAGTTCAAAACACAGCTCTCCCCAAGAAGACCTTCCCGACATTCCACAATTACTaactgagcacttaccatgtaCCAGGAACTATTTTCAGTGCTGGGGATGGAGACATCGACAAAGCCCCTTCCTTCACAGTGTTCACATTCTGGGGAGAGAGGCAAGCAAGAAACAAAGACACGGATGTATATGAAGTACTTCCAGTGGTGATAAATGTTATGCAGAAGAATAAAGCAGGGGCAGTGGTAGGTGACGTTGTCCTGGAGGGGGAAGTCAAGGAGGTGACACTGAGTGGCACTGGTCACCCAAATGTCCGGGGAAGAgcattgcaggcagagggaacaggcagTGCAAAGGTTTCATCCTACACCGTGGTAGGGATAACTCCCTTTCGCCCAGAATTTGTGCACATTGGTCTTGGGCTGTCTTTCTCCTTGTAtcttgttttgtgactttttaagGTACAGGTCGTCATTCTCGTCCTGTAGGCCCCTTGTAGGCTGTGTCTACATTTGACCCAGCTCAGTGTCCCTCACTGGGCTTTACACAGGTCCTGGCACACCGTAGGGGATCAGTAGGTACAGGGAGCATTGATGGGCAGATAGGTGATGAGTGGTTGTACTGAGGGGCGGACGGGTGGGATGAAGGTTGAGGGGAGAAGCTAATGGGTGTTTCTAGCCTACTTGCCCCTTCCAGTCTCTAAGGAATTatcccttccttctgcttcctggtCTCCCTCGCTCCTCCTCCATCTACCTCCTCCCTCAGCTCGGTGCCCTCTGAAAACCCTCTTCTCCCTGTTCAAAGGGCTGTGTCTGGCTTTTGTGGAAAGCAACTTCAACATATCAAAGGTAAATGAAAACGCAGATGGCAGCTTCGACTATGGAATCTTCCAGATCAACAGCCACTACTGGTGCAACGATTACCGAAGTCACTCCGAAAACATTTACCACGAGGACTGTCAAGGTCTGGCCAGGGCCCCAGGGTGGGAGAGGTGAGAGAGATGACCAGGCCCTACTCACAGGACTTCTCTTCCCACTCCAAGCCTGGGAATGTCCCCAGAGGGACGGCCCAAGGAGTTCACCTGCAGAGTCTATTTCACCCAGCTTTTCATGCGATGGAAATTATTTTCACGCCCACGTTACCGACGAGCAAACTGAGTCTCATAGAACCA
It includes:
- the LOC105235307 gene encoding lysozyme-like protein 6, which codes for VSLVSCLIAVSQASIINRCDLARALHKEDLDGFEGYSLNDWLCLAFVESNFNISKVNENADGSFDYGIFQINSHYWCNDYRSHSENIYHEDCQDLLSPSLLSSIICAKKIVSGAGGMKNW